A genomic window from Agrobacterium larrymoorei includes:
- a CDS encoding PhoH family protein, giving the protein MNAHELVSPSSRQPRSPATDANHFVLTFENNRIAGELFGQFDQNLKLLEQRLKIDARPRGNSVAITGDVVATNQARRALDFLYERLLKGGTAELSDVEGAIRMAVAADDQLTLPTMERKAKVSMAQISTRKKTIAARTPTQDVYMRALEQSELVFGVGPAGTGKTYLAVAHAAQLLERGAVDRIVLSRPAVEAGERLGFLPGDMKEKVDPYLRPLYDALYDMMPGDKVERAIQAGVIEIAPLAFMRGRTLANAAVILDEAQNTTTMQMKMFLTRLGENGRMIVTGDPSQVDLPRGVKSGLVEALQILGDVEGVSVVRFKDVDVVRHPMVARIVKAYESHTAVPDESLPRQGY; this is encoded by the coding sequence TTGAACGCACACGAATTGGTCTCACCTTCATCGCGCCAGCCACGCTCACCCGCGACCGACGCCAATCACTTCGTCCTCACGTTCGAGAATAACAGAATAGCCGGAGAGCTATTCGGTCAGTTCGATCAAAACCTGAAATTGCTGGAGCAGCGGCTCAAGATCGATGCCCGCCCACGCGGCAATTCGGTGGCGATTACGGGCGATGTGGTGGCCACCAACCAGGCCCGCCGCGCGCTGGATTTCCTCTATGAACGCCTGCTGAAGGGCGGCACCGCCGAACTTTCCGATGTCGAGGGTGCGATCCGCATGGCGGTCGCAGCAGACGATCAGTTGACCCTGCCGACGATGGAGCGCAAAGCCAAGGTGTCGATGGCCCAGATTTCTACCCGCAAGAAAACCATTGCCGCCCGCACGCCGACACAGGATGTCTATATGCGGGCGTTGGAACAGTCGGAGCTTGTCTTCGGTGTCGGACCAGCCGGTACGGGTAAGACCTATCTGGCCGTTGCCCATGCCGCCCAGCTTCTGGAGCGTGGCGCGGTGGATCGCATCGTTCTCTCTCGTCCTGCCGTCGAAGCGGGAGAGCGTCTGGGCTTCCTGCCAGGCGACATGAAGGAAAAGGTCGATCCCTACCTTCGTCCGCTTTATGATGCGCTCTATGACATGATGCCGGGCGACAAGGTGGAGCGGGCCATCCAGGCCGGCGTCATCGAAATCGCACCGCTCGCATTCATGCGTGGTCGCACACTGGCAAACGCCGCCGTCATTCTCGACGAGGCGCAGAACACCACGACCATGCAGATGAAGATGTTCCTGACCCGTCTGGGCGAGAACGGCCGCATGATCGTGACGGGCGACCCGAGCCAGGTCGACCTTCCGCGTGGCGTCAAATCCGGTCTGGTCGAGGCCTTGCAGATCCTTGGCGACGTCGAAGGCGTCTCCGTGGTTCGCTTCAAGGATGTCGACGTTGTGCGTCACCCGATGGTGGCGCGTATCGTCAAGGCTTACGAATCCCATACGGCTGTGCCGGATGAGAGCTTGCCGAGACAAGGTTACTAA
- the lnt gene encoding apolipoprotein N-acyltransferase: protein MERLAGTIMLSGGFSRVLIAFLAGAIGALALPPIGFFASLFVSFTLLVWLIDGTTGSPDGGSVSRAFRAFLLGWIFGFGYFVAGLWWLGNALLLEADEFAWALPLAILGLPAFLALFYGLAVMLANSLWSDGWGRLAALAAAFGLVEWLRSFVATGFPWNAIGYGMMPVPLMMQSSNLIGIFGMSMLAVFVFSSPALLGTRRGMVPGLTLAVLLLAGHLGYGFYRQHQPLSEPAPDAVTVRIVQPGIDQSRKMLNADRAEIFQEHLRLSALPPTPGKKRPDIIVWPETSVPFILTQNPDALEEIAKTLEDGQILLTGAVRMEDAGAGHPPRYYNSVYAVDSEGHIIGATDKVHLVPFGEYVPFEDILRRFDIENIVNLPGGFSPAASRTPIILPSGKKLYSFICYEIIFPDEVPADIASSEAILNVTNDGWFGDTPGPYQHFQQARVRAVETGLPVIRAANTGISAIIDPLGGIEAGLDYGQKGIIDATLSSTATDALSGNARKTNFWLLFITMLIVALFSRYGLVSRKN from the coding sequence ATGGAGCGGCTCGCGGGCACGATCATGTTGAGCGGTGGCTTCAGCCGCGTTCTCATTGCATTTCTGGCCGGCGCCATCGGTGCGCTCGCCCTGCCACCGATCGGTTTCTTCGCCAGCCTCTTCGTCTCCTTTACCCTTCTGGTCTGGCTGATTGACGGCACCACGGGAAGCCCCGATGGTGGCAGCGTGTCTCGCGCCTTCAGAGCGTTTCTGCTCGGCTGGATTTTTGGCTTTGGCTATTTCGTTGCGGGCCTATGGTGGCTCGGAAATGCGCTACTTCTGGAGGCTGACGAGTTTGCCTGGGCTTTGCCGCTTGCAATCCTCGGGCTGCCCGCCTTTCTCGCGCTCTTCTACGGTCTTGCCGTGATGCTCGCCAATAGCCTCTGGTCGGACGGCTGGGGCAGGCTTGCGGCTCTTGCCGCGGCTTTTGGACTGGTGGAATGGTTGCGCAGCTTCGTTGCCACCGGCTTTCCCTGGAACGCTATCGGCTACGGGATGATGCCGGTTCCGTTGATGATGCAGAGTTCCAACCTGATCGGCATCTTCGGCATGTCGATGCTGGCGGTCTTCGTTTTTTCCAGCCCCGCCCTTTTGGGAACCCGTCGTGGCATGGTGCCGGGCCTCACTCTCGCGGTCCTGCTGCTGGCAGGCCATCTCGGTTACGGCTTTTATCGTCAGCATCAGCCACTGTCGGAGCCAGCCCCGGACGCGGTCACGGTGCGCATCGTTCAGCCGGGTATCGACCAGTCCCGCAAAATGCTGAATGCCGATCGGGCGGAGATCTTTCAGGAGCATCTTCGCCTCTCGGCGCTCCCGCCAACGCCCGGCAAGAAGCGGCCCGACATCATTGTCTGGCCGGAGACCTCCGTTCCCTTCATCCTGACACAGAACCCGGACGCGCTGGAGGAAATCGCCAAGACGCTGGAGGACGGTCAGATCTTGCTGACTGGAGCGGTGCGCATGGAGGATGCGGGAGCAGGGCATCCGCCGCGCTATTACAACTCCGTCTATGCCGTAGACAGTGAGGGCCATATCATTGGCGCCACCGACAAGGTGCATCTCGTGCCGTTTGGCGAGTATGTGCCCTTCGAAGACATACTGCGCCGCTTCGATATCGAGAATATCGTCAACCTGCCTGGCGGTTTCTCGCCGGCGGCAAGCCGGACACCCATCATTCTTCCATCCGGCAAAAAGCTTTATTCCTTCATCTGCTACGAAATCATCTTCCCCGATGAAGTACCGGCCGACATCGCCTCGTCCGAGGCGATCCTGAATGTCACCAATGACGGCTGGTTTGGCGATACCCCAGGTCCCTATCAGCACTTCCAGCAGGCACGTGTGCGCGCTGTGGAAACCGGCTTGCCGGTGATTCGAGCAGCCAACACTGGCATTTCCGCCATCATTGATCCGTTAGGTGGTATCGAGGCTGGTCTTGACTATGGTCAAAAGGGTATAATCGACGCCACTTTAAGTAGTACGGCAACGGACGCGCTCAGCGGCAATGCCCGTAAAACGAACTTTTGGTTGTTGTTTATAACAATGTTGATCGTGGCGCTGTTTTCTCGGTATGGTTTAGTCAGCCGCAAGAATTGA
- the ybeY gene encoding rRNA maturation RNase YbeY produces the protein MTVLDIQISVEADDWPSEEELFAFSTKVLEATVSYLKEEEQQPFPAMPVEVSLVFTDDAAIKEINAQWRNKDKATNVLSFPAFPLEPGGMPGPMLGDIVIAHETVMREAFDLEKSFEDHLTHLLVHGCLHLFGYDHMETEEAEEMEGLETRILATLGLSDPYAGQDPL, from the coding sequence ATGACGGTTCTGGATATTCAAATCTCTGTCGAGGCCGATGACTGGCCCTCGGAGGAAGAGCTTTTTGCCTTCAGCACGAAAGTGCTGGAGGCCACTGTTTCCTATCTGAAAGAAGAAGAGCAGCAGCCGTTCCCTGCCATGCCGGTGGAAGTGTCGCTGGTTTTTACCGATGACGCCGCCATCAAGGAAATAAATGCGCAATGGCGTAATAAGGATAAGGCGACGAATGTCCTGTCTTTTCCGGCCTTTCCGCTGGAGCCGGGCGGCATGCCGGGCCCGATGCTTGGCGATATCGTCATCGCACATGAAACTGTCATGCGCGAAGCCTTTGATCTCGAGAAGAGTTTCGAGGATCATTTGACCCATCTGCTGGTGCATGGATGTCTGCATCTTTTCGGTTATGACCACATGGAAACCGAAGAGGCGGAAGAAATGGAGGGGCTTGAGACTCGCATTTTGGCGACTCTTGGCCTATCTGATCCCTATGCGGGTCAGGACCCGCTTTGA
- a CDS encoding hemolysin family protein has protein sequence MNEHSARPPQEGKDAGEQSSSEEGSSPLRQDYQAKPRSTIWSRISRILKPSQGERLREDLTDALMTDTDIGAAFTPDERAMLNNILRFREVTVEDIMIPRVDIDGLDQETTIGEAMIRFEATGRSRMPVYDETLDDPKGMIHIRDLLSYVGKQARNKRRSGTRAPANGEAKAPRTPRANFDLARVDLETTLAEAGIIRKILFAPPSMLASDMLKTMQAQRTQLALIIDEYGGTDGLVSHEDIVEMLIGDIDDEHDKDEAMFVRVSSDVLIADARIELGDLAQALGPDFDVREHAEEIDTLGGLVFFALGRIPSKGEVVRAVPGFEFQILDADNRRIKRVRILRDESSTGEDDQAPAPVVTSEMIALPAPSDTTDKATV, from the coding sequence ATGAACGAACATTCTGCAAGACCGCCCCAAGAGGGCAAGGACGCCGGGGAACAATCCTCATCGGAGGAGGGCAGTAGTCCGTTACGTCAGGACTATCAAGCAAAGCCCCGCTCGACCATCTGGTCGAGAATTTCCCGGATCTTAAAGCCCTCGCAGGGCGAGCGTCTTCGTGAAGATCTGACCGACGCGCTGATGACCGATACTGATATCGGCGCCGCCTTCACGCCCGACGAGCGGGCGATGCTCAACAATATTCTCCGCTTCAGAGAAGTCACGGTCGAGGACATCATGATCCCGCGCGTCGATATTGACGGGCTCGATCAGGAAACCACGATCGGTGAAGCGATGATCCGCTTCGAGGCGACGGGCCGCTCGCGTATGCCGGTCTATGACGAGACCCTCGACGATCCGAAGGGCATGATCCATATCCGTGATCTCTTGTCCTATGTGGGCAAGCAGGCGCGCAACAAGCGCCGTAGCGGCACGCGCGCGCCAGCCAATGGCGAGGCGAAGGCTCCGCGAACGCCGCGCGCCAACTTCGATCTTGCGCGCGTCGATCTCGAGACGACGCTGGCCGAAGCCGGGATCATTCGTAAGATCCTGTTCGCGCCTCCCTCGATGCTCGCTTCGGATATGCTCAAAACCATGCAGGCGCAGCGCACCCAGCTTGCGCTGATCATCGACGAATATGGCGGTACCGACGGACTTGTTTCCCACGAAGACATCGTGGAAATGCTCATCGGCGACATTGACGATGAGCACGACAAGGATGAGGCGATGTTCGTCCGTGTATCGTCGGATGTCCTGATCGCCGATGCCCGTATCGAACTGGGGGATCTCGCTCAGGCGCTCGGTCCGGATTTTGACGTTCGGGAACATGCTGAGGAAATCGATACGCTGGGCGGTCTCGTCTTCTTTGCGCTTGGCCGCATCCCTTCGAAGGGTGAGGTGGTGCGTGCGGTGCCGGGATTTGAGTTCCAAATTCTCGATGCCGATAATCGCCGCATCAAGCGCGTGCGCATCCTTCGCGACGAGTCCTCCACCGGCGAGGATGATCAAGCACCCGCGCCCGTCGTAACCAGCGAGATGATCGCGCTTCCTGCTCCATCCGATACCACGGACAAGGCTACGGTTTGA
- a CDS encoding helix-turn-helix domain-containing protein, which translates to MTENKKKPNPIDIHVGSRIRLRRTMLGMSQEKLGESLGITFQQIQKYEKGTNRVGASRLQNISAILNVPVSFFFEDAPGAEPASASGSAEASSSNYVVDFLSSSEGLQLNRAFVKINDPKVRRRIVDLVKALAAEGDAE; encoded by the coding sequence ATGACCGAAAATAAGAAGAAGCCGAACCCAATCGACATTCATGTCGGAAGCCGTATCCGGCTGCGCCGCACCATGCTGGGCATGAGCCAGGAGAAGCTGGGTGAAAGCCTTGGAATTACCTTCCAGCAGATTCAGAAATATGAAAAGGGCACCAACCGCGTTGGCGCCAGCCGCCTTCAGAACATCTCCGCCATTCTGAACGTTCCGGTCTCTTTCTTCTTCGAAGATGCACCGGGCGCTGAGCCAGCCTCCGCTTCCGGCTCCGCCGAAGCGTCGAGCTCCAACTATGTGGTGGATTTCCTCTCCTCGTCCGAGGGACTGCAGCTCAACCGCGCCTTCGTGAAGATCAACGATCCGAAGGTCCGCCGCCGCATCGTCGATCTGGTCAAGGCGCTGGCCGCTGAAGGCGACGCCGAGTAA
- the metK gene encoding methionine adenosyltransferase, which translates to MRANYLFTSESVAEGHPDKVCDRISDEIVDLIYREATKTGVDPWTVRIACETLATTNRVVIAGEVRVPDTLLKKDKDGNVVKDAAGHPMINPSKFKSAARKAIRDIGYEQDGFHWKTAKIDVLLHPQSADIAQGVDNAADKQGDEGAGDQGIMFGYACKETPELMPAPIYYSHRILQLLATARKSGEGEAAKLGPDAKSQVTVRYVDGKASEAVSIVLSTQHLDASWDSKKVRSVVEPYIREALGDLKIADDCKWYINPTGKFVIGGPDGDAGLTGRKIIVDTYGGAAPHGGGAFSGKDTTKVDRSAAYAARYLAKNVVAAGLAERCTIQLSYAIGVAQPLSVYVDLHQTGKVSEDEVEAAIRKVMDLSPSGIRRHLDLNKPIYAKTSSYGHFGRKAGRDGSFSWEKIDLVKPLKDALKAA; encoded by the coding sequence ATGCGCGCCAACTACCTGTTCACCAGCGAATCCGTTGCTGAAGGTCATCCTGACAAGGTTTGCGACCGAATTTCCGATGAAATCGTCGATCTGATTTATCGTGAAGCGACCAAGACCGGCGTTGACCCATGGACCGTTCGCATCGCTTGCGAAACGCTTGCCACCACCAACCGCGTGGTGATCGCTGGCGAAGTGCGCGTTCCCGACACGCTGCTGAAGAAGGACAAGGACGGCAACGTCGTCAAGGATGCCGCTGGCCATCCGATGATCAACCCTTCCAAGTTCAAGTCCGCGGCGCGCAAGGCAATCCGCGACATCGGTTACGAGCAGGACGGCTTCCACTGGAAGACCGCAAAGATCGATGTGCTGCTTCACCCGCAGTCTGCCGATATCGCGCAGGGCGTTGATAACGCCGCCGACAAGCAGGGCGACGAAGGTGCGGGCGACCAGGGCATCATGTTCGGTTACGCCTGCAAGGAAACACCGGAGCTGATGCCAGCGCCGATCTATTATTCCCACCGTATCCTTCAGTTGCTCGCCACTGCGCGCAAGAGTGGCGAAGGCGAAGCTGCAAAGCTCGGCCCCGATGCCAAGAGCCAGGTGACCGTTCGCTATGTCGACGGAAAGGCGTCCGAAGCGGTTTCCATCGTGCTTTCGACCCAGCATCTCGATGCAAGCTGGGATTCCAAGAAGGTTCGCTCTGTTGTCGAACCCTACATCCGTGAAGCGCTTGGCGATCTGAAAATTGCCGACGATTGCAAGTGGTACATCAATCCCACGGGCAAGTTCGTGATCGGCGGTCCTGACGGCGATGCTGGCCTGACCGGCCGCAAGATCATCGTCGACACCTACGGTGGCGCAGCTCCGCACGGCGGTGGCGCATTCTCCGGTAAGGATACGACGAAGGTCGACCGTTCCGCAGCCTACGCCGCTCGCTATCTGGCAAAGAACGTGGTCGCCGCCGGTCTTGCCGAGCGTTGCACCATTCAGCTCTCCTACGCCATCGGCGTCGCACAGCCGCTGTCTGTCTATGTCGATCTGCATCAGACGGGTAAGGTGAGCGAAGACGAAGTCGAAGCCGCGATCCGCAAGGTCATGGACCTGTCGCCATCGGGCATCCGCCGTCACCTCGACCTCAACAAGCCGATCTATGCCAAGACGTCATCCTACGGCCATTTCGGCCGCAAGGCTGGCCGTGACGGTTCCTTCTCCTGGGAGAAGATCGATCTGGTCAAGCCGCTCAAGGATGCGCTGAAGGCCGCTTGA